The segment GATTCCCCAAGCTCCCAAATCCTGACACACCTTCCAGTTTCAACCTCCCAAATGCGCACTGTTCCATCACTTGAACCTTCACATGGACGAGTCAAGAGAATCTAAGCACTTCAATCTGAACATTtatccaacaaaaaagcatAACATCTCTAGGACAAAAGATCATACCAGAAGCAATCCACTGTCCAGTAGATTCTGTAGAAATTGACACTACGGGGCCTTTATGACCTTTATACTCGAGATAACAGGACGTTGGATAAGGTCTGAGATCCTTGCGACTTGGCAACTTGGGCTTCAAAGACTCGGGATCAATATTAATCTGCACAAAAATAGAGATTTATTCCCAAAGGTATCAGATTATGATCTGAGCCCCATAAACAATAGTCAGATGAAATGAAGGGATAAAGGATTAAATCCTTCACGTACACGTTTTTTCCGAGCCCTTGGACATAAATAAAGATCCAAACAACGGCCAAAATTTTCATTGACTGCTTTCTCATATGCTGGAACATTTCTCAACGATGTGAACCTAAAGCAGTGAGAAGGTTAGCATTAAGacgttaaaaaatataaacagcTGTACAGAGCACACAATTAAACAATCAAATAGACACTAATACCGTTTCGGGATAAACTTTGGTCGGTCTTCCTCAAACATAAGCTGATAAGAATTGATCTCTTCTTGTGTAGGAATATATTCTAAAGAAGGGTTATAAGACTCCTCATGACCTGAAAATTGGAAGGTGTTAGGTATGCAGAGTATACTTTATGCAAAAATGGCAAACAGGAAAgataatatacaaaattatcatCTAGAAAGGATGGTCAGGTTGCATACCAGGCAGTTTAGGTTTTGGAGCAGGAATATATGCCAACCCTTGTCTATCTATTGCACTGGAATCATCTCCCCATAAGAGGTAGGCACTTGGCTCTTCCTTTGGCTTCTCGTCAAATTTTATAAGCCCCTTTCGAATTGCCCGCACATATTGGACAACCTGTAAGTTCAGAAGATACCACACCAATCGTAAAAACCACCAAACAATGTCAATCCCAATAATACATCCAACATACAAAAACATAGAAAGACTCCCTCAAATTTACTGATAATGACTCATATTTTAGTGTGACCATACCGCAAATGCCCTCCTTTTGCGATTCCTGGCACGAATGTAACTGTACTAGCAACAATCTTTTGATATTCAGTATTAGCATCCGTCCAGGATTATTAACATTGGAGTTGACAGAACACAACTAGAAGAGGAACAAACGACAACAATATCCTAGAATTATTTGCAAAACTAGTATATCTGCTGGTACATGTGCTTGTACACATTGCCTTTTAAGTATAACACTTGATTTGAGCCAAAAGGTGAGTTCGATTTTCTCCTGAAAGTTGGTTTATACACCTATATAACATAGGTCATCTGCCTGGGCTCTTATCAGTGACATGATTAAGCAAAATCAACCAACCATGTACATAGTTGTACAACATATAAAGACATGGACAAGTTGAACCCGAAAAGAGGACACAGATTCTTTCAGAAACATCCTAATCAAGTGGAGGAGAGAAATAACCATATAAGATCCTACTGACGAGTTATCAAGAAAAAGCAGATTATACACTTCCAACATCACTCCAGACTAGTACGAAAATAAAGCAGGAAAAAAAGTATCAAAAGAATTTACCTTTTTACTCTCCCATTTTGAAGGGATAAAACGTCTCTTTGGTTCTGGTGCACTAGAAAGAGGATGTTTGGAGTCATCCCAGGAAAACCAGTCAACATAAGGCTGCAGAACAGAATAACAAATAAGAGTAAATGAGTTGAATTaagttaagaacaagtatccctgCAAGAAACTCCAGTGCCAAATGGTAATTATAGAGCACGAACCGCATATGGATCAAAATCAGCATGAGGTGCCTTTCCTTTCAGCAATCTTTTGATGACCTTGACTTCTTCTTTCGTGAGTTCAACTTCCTCATCATTATATTCATCATAAATCTTACGCCTGAATTCACAATATACACACATAATAAACAACCAAAAGAGAATGGATCTATAGATCACCTTATCAGAAATCTCTAAAGAGAAAGAAACTTAGCAGGGTGATAACTAATTTGAAGAGTGAAGCACGCAAAGGAAATGTCACCTTCTTGATAACGTGTTATTCTGGTTGCCTTTTCTTAGCCCATTCATACATTAAATAGTTCGGTACAAACTTACAAGCCAGGGTAAACAGCGAATGAGGGGATATGAACTATTGACATTCCAAAAGGAGGATAATACTAGTCTAACACATGCAGTGCTTGGGCGATTATAAACAAGATAGGCAGTATTAAACACTCCTTGTGTTGAAAATGATTCACTCACCAATTCTTGGAATCATCAACACTGGCAAGAAATGAGTCTAATTTATcttgtctctctttttttttaatcttcttcCCTGCAAGATCATATCCAATATGTTCCTCTTCTTTGTACCATTTCAATGGAACATCTCCAACAGTATTACGAGGATCAACCTGACAGGACAAAATGTAATTGAATAGAAAgataaaaaccaaaaaaataaacagaaaattCATAGAAGAAGTTATCCTTAGACCACTCATACATGAAAGAACAGGACAGCATGCAACATCATATTTTTGGATTCACCAAGGTATCATCATATTATCAACTCTGACCAAGTGTTTTCAAATACAAAAAGCAACAAGGTCCATGGGCTTGAAGTGAAACGCACAGTTCGTTGAAGTGAAGCACACAAGTTACAGAATCAGGAAATACTGAACATACATGAACTTAGTACTGCAATTATAATTACTAATTATAGCATCCAATTTGCAATTGTGTTGATATTAATCGAACTCCTTGAAAGTGAGGTTCAAACTTCAAAGAACAAACCACTTCTTGTTAGTATTACTTTGACTGTCATTGGTTGAAATGTACACTTCTATGAAGTTCATAGTTTCCCCATAAATCAATAATCCTCACTTTGCATCATTTCCTCGCTTTACTGATGGATTTAAACAACAATGTTTGGGctagtaaaaataaagagaCCCAAACAAAAAACTGCCACCTATAATGCAATTTATGACACCTTCCATTTCTTAAccccgggggggggggggggggggcaaacCTCATCTTCAGACGAATCGCTCTCTTCAACTACTGTGCGGGAATCATCGCTTTCTGCATCGTCATCTTTACCATGTCCAGTATCATCTCTACCACTGCCACTTGCACCATTACCACTAACATCATCACTTTTGGCATCAAATGAATCTTCATTATCACTTGATACAAAAACATCCTGCAAAAGTGAGAAACATCTTTGATCAACAAAGTTCCAGTTAATCGTAATCCTATGAATGAGGCAGCATGTATGCCCACTTATCTTACACCAACCCAAGAAAATAGAATTCACCATGTACCTCTTCCCCGGATAGATGACTGTCTTCTGATCCAGATTCACCAAGTGATCCATCATCAGAAAAATCCTGGAACAATAATGACCAACCATCAGGCAAATTATTAAAACTTGGAATAATCAATATATCTGATTTAATTGAGAACAACTCTAGGTTGTTTCAATTACCAGCACATGGCCAAGTTACTATTTAGATATATGCTAAGAAGTCACGATGCTGACAGCTCCACCTAATTCTTACCACTAGACTACAATATAACTAATCGCATTTTCATTGATTAAGGAAAAGGGATGTAAACCCACTACTTTTGAAGAACATTTGAAGATTCTGAATTCAAATTTGCTGAGTTATGGTACTAGGAGCTTTAAATCAACCAATGCTTAGAGAATAGAGAGTCATGCAACAATGAAGCTTGAGGCATTTTCAATAATTAGAGAAAACTTATAATAATTGAATCTTTTCAAGTTAAACGTACGCCTAATATAGCCTATACAATTAATAAATAGGAAGAGCATTAATCCTGCAAGTAATGACAAACATTGCTTAATCATTATGCTTTCACAGCACGCAATAGTACAAAGGGTTCTTGAGGCCTGACTaggtaattataatttattcctAATTAcctcgtcgtcgtcatcgtcagAAACAACAGGGGATTCtacaaaattttcttcttctactGCTTCTTCATCTTTGCTTCTTTCTACCGCCTCTTCCGTGTTCTCCTTTTGTTCCAATAAGTTAATTGCTTCTTCTTTCTCTGCATCTTTCTGCAAGTTTTTCTGACGGGCACTCCTCCTCGGAACCTTCATCTCTGttacagaagaagaagaaaacgaGGAGTGAAGTTGCAAGGGTTTTAAGAGGAGAACGATGCTCTAGGGTTTTAATGTCCTCTCTACttattttgtagtaattttCCGTCCAAATAGCCCCTtcagttttatgtttttcatatAGGTCCTCTTGTTAACATTTTTAGTCACGattgaaaaaaaacaatagtttttttaaatgaatttgaTGCAATACAGttaatgtaaaataataattgatatcaaatattatataacatACGAGTAAGTTATAATAAGTATcctatatcaaataaaatgtgAGATAAACCATGCATGTATTGACAATACATTAATAAAAACTTTTCGAGACAAAAATGCTTTAACAATACGTGATCTATAAATAATAATCCTTATGTTATTTATTCACCGTTTAACAAATGACAAATCCTtatcattaattcattttttaataatttatatattatcatcattcattatataacaatttatatattttatccttGTAACAAAAGCAATCAACCAAATATTATCAAAAGTTATAATGGAGTAATAAATACTGCCCACCTATCTACAGATTATCTGGATTAATCAGATCGATGGATCAAATGAAAACCAAAAAGGGAATAACAATCAATTGAACAACCCTCGTAAtaagctctttttttttttctttcatttttagttttacTTTTCTGTCAAACGACTAGACTCTCATTCTGGTTCTAGAGAGGATAATCATTCCTACTGAACATAAAGCATAACATAAGTCAGATGTGAGCTCGTACAATTAAAGTAGAATAAACAAGGGCACTTTTCCGTCAGCATGGCAAATATCACGTTACAACAATCTTAGAATTGCCATCGGCACCAAAATGAATGACACACTATTGTTACAACAAGAGCTGATAATTAATAGGAAGTCTAAATGGCAATGCGATACAAAATTTTCCAGTTTATTAACAAAGCCGAATTCCCCTCTCATATGGAGTCCTGGTTTCTTCATGTTTGTCTCTTCAAAAAAGGCACTGTGGTTGTTGAAACCAATCCGGGCATTGTTAGATAGATCAAAGTCCCAATGTTGAAAGGAGTTGACGCCATCTTGgtgtttcttcatcaaaaatataGGTCAACGGAGAAATCAGGACACCGCTCCCTCCAATCTGTAGAAGACAATCAATAAGCAACAAGTTATTACTGAAGACCTGAACTTGGATGCTTAGCGCATATGGAAGAACAAAAGTACAAAGTAACAGATAAGTTTGTAAGAGTTATGATTCAGGTTGATTTGATTGAAAAATGCCACTCAAGTATGGCAAAGCCAGAGAATTGGGGTGCAAACTAGGACAGAGTAATGGAACATATCCCCACGCATATTGATGTGTTTCAGTAGTCTCTCATTTTCACTGTAATAGGGACAGAAAGCAAAAAATGGCAAGACTCAGAAAGTCTTCCAACCAGTTTAACCCCCCAAGCAAACACCCTAAAACCCAGAAATACACCGCCACATCAAAacagaagaaaagaaatgtgcTCAAGCTGTTTGTTGAACAACTGAAGAAAGCAAATACAGCATAACAGGACATCCAGAGTCCAATTTCTGGATTTGGTCAGCAAGGATTAAAAAGTTACACATCACTTGTACAATTGTCAAAATATTATGGGACAGAAATAGCATCTCACCGCCCTAAGCTGCTGAACAGACTTGTAAAGTGCTTTCTTTGGTACACATATGACAATGGCAAAGTAATTAGCTGTAACCCGTCCATCATGCTTGCAGAAGACTGGACTTATGGTGGGTCCCTGTAAGtagaagataaaaaataatgagttaTCAAAAGATTTACGGCCAGTATGAGCTATTGAGCTGTAATTGAATTTTAGGTGAAATGGGTTTGAGACCCACTCCTGTCCCAGCCATTGATCCCGTGATATAGTGATGAGATCAATGGCTGGATAGTGGACGGTGTAGGTGTAAAAACCTGTTCCACCAGAAGAATTGTTCAGCCATAAGAATGTCTGCTTGGGACTGTCCAGAAGTAAACTATGttctcttaaaaatatttattttcaatcatGTCTCTTAATAGCTGTAGCTAGGTAAAACTCttagattttttgtttaaactaCTAATCTTTCTGTGTAAGTCAGGGACTTGAGTAACCTGCAATCCAGATAGTGACGTTTGGCTCAATATTCGTTCAGCGACTTCCTCCGCACTGCTTCCTCGCATATTAGCAGTTACCTGCCGTGAGATGTGTCAGACAACCAATACAGGTATAACAAAAATTTCAGCATGAAAGAAGTTACACACACCGTAAATTGACCTACAGCCCTCAGATGTGCCTCCAGTCTTTCTAGCATTTCATGTGTTATATCAAGTGCACCTTTTCGCTGCATTAGGGACTTTCTGCCAGCGACAAGGACTGCCTGAAAGGGCAAAATAAGATCAAAGAATAGTCAAGAAGGCTACTCAAATTGCATACCAAAAGAATGTCAAAGATGCTGATACATCGCAACTGGAAGGAGTGATCACCTGACTTTGCACGATGACTCCACCTTCTATTTCCTTCAGATTATTTTCTCTCAGTGTGGTTCCGCTACTCACTAGATCCACAATAGCATCAGCTATTCCCATCtgaattattatcattattattacagAGAAACAAAGAATAAGAATACAGGAGGAGCATTTTAAAAGGCCGTTAATAGTAACATTATTACAGAGGGAGACagaataactattattattgcAGACAGACAAAGGATAACACTACCGCTGGAGCTGCTTCCAGGGCTCCATCAGCAGTTGAAAAAGTGACATGCTTCAACCcattttctttcataaatttaGGACCCATCTGGAAATGATGATTACCAATGAGCACATCAAAACCgggggaaaaaaagaaatagaaaagtcatgtaaaaagaaagaaaatatgcaAAAGCAATAGCATTATACATATGTGAATCCTGTTGCAACTCTTAGTGGCCTCTCAGGTGTCCACTGTGACATCTCTGCTAACTCCTTCATTGAGTTCACATTCTCAAAAATCCCATATTTTGGTATCTGAAAAATGAAGTAGATCTTACTGACAAGAAATATAGTACATCAAAACAGCAAGAATGCCACAATAAGTGTGTTTACAGTTCTCCGGTAAAGTGAGATAACTTACAGCAAGAGATAAACGACAATCACCATACTCAAGGGCATCATGGACAATGATGAGATCTTCATCCCCCTGCCAAAGAGAAAGTACTGATCATCCATTCTAAGGACTTAGCTTGTAAATATGTTAGTAACTAGTAGGATTAGTTTTAGTTTGGACAATGTTTTAGTTTGGACAATAAACTGACTCCACAAACTTAGAAATAACTTTTGAACCAATAGCTACATCCAAGATTGTGAGTATGGTCACTTTCTTTGTTTAAAATCAGTTCATACAACACAAACTAAATGTCACCCATGTAATATAGTAGCTTAATCATAATATGATCTAGTGACATGTTTACTTACAACATATGCATGCCGAATATAGATACAAAACTGCTCAAAATAACTCCACATTTCCAAATTAAGCGAACAGTCACAACGCTAATGAAAATGcaaatgtgatttttatatgGAAAGTTCcacaaaaaaagaagttatCGCCAACACAAGAGTCTTTTGAAAGTTGATAGTTGTTATGTCTAGTAATTTATCAGTCCAGCTTGTtacaaaataaacatatatactcTTATAACTATAAGATGATCAGCAGTGAGCCGAAACTTTCCAATGCACATCCCAGGAATGTAAATTTTCTAGCTGAGAACTCTTTCTAGACTCGAGAAAATTAGCTATTGAACTATCAATGCTCGAGGGTATGAGACAGCTCATAAAATGTTCGTTTGACATCTACTTCttcttatttcatttcttttctttacataattatttctttcttattcattttttaaaacttatacgTGAAGCAAAAATAATCTAACCACgagaaataaaaatgaggtaAACTTTGTTTCCTATTAAGGTGAAGATTCAGCAAATTAACTACTCACTGTTAAACTACCAGAGCAGACAGTTTATACAGATGTTCAATTAAACTCACATGATGTCTACTTCGattgtttctttttgttgtattttaaCTGTGCTTTTATTCGTAAAACATCCCAAACCTTTAACACCAGTAGAAGAAGTGAGGATAGTGAACGTAATAGCAATCTGGAAAGAGAGATGAGGTGACATGTTATAGAGGAATGGCAACTGGCTTATCTAAAAGAGGAATAAAGCACATTTCACAAAGGATATAACAATCTAGAAGACAATAACTATTTAATATTAGAGTTTTTACATAAGTTTAGATGCATTACCCAGGAAAGCTAGATTCATTTCATATTCATCTGCCTACATAACATTAGGTTCTTTAAACTATATTCAAATAATGAACATGTTGACTCGTCTATGCTTTCATACGAATGAACACGCTGTAACACTCAGTATTTACCTGCCCATATTCACAAACTGTGTCGAGACCAACAATGCCAAGGTCTAAATCTCCAGCTACCAACTTCCGCACAATGTCTTTTGGTCGTTGAAACCACACTTCCAGATTGGGTATCTACAACAGAGAGAGAAATTCCCCATGTAACCcaaataaattatgtgttttCCTGAAATATATGCTCTAGGTTCCAAAGATTTAACCAGAAAAACACAATGGTCAAATACACAGAGAAGGTAGCACCTACATCCTTCCTAATTACTAAATGTGAAAATGTCAAACAGATACCagaattggggggggggggggggggggacattAATAATGCATGTGAAAGATATGGAACCTAAATATGTTGTAATCACCAAAAAGCTTATGAATTAAGAGTTCAATTAAAGAAACATCTATTAGCTAATATATCCATGTACACAGGGAAGGCAGCACGTACATTCTTCCTAGTATCTAACATCTCTCTTTCCCTCCTACCCCTTACAATCTTTAGTGAATCCAAATAG is part of the Solanum lycopersicum chromosome 1, SLM_r2.1 genome and harbors:
- the LOC101245890 gene encoding ATP phosphoribosyltransferase 2, chloroplastic, producing the protein MTAIQTFFLQGSVSTLLSSQSSVTSCRKVSVKFTVSCCSATSPLAVVNGNVEKRPSDRTEVRIGLPSKGRMAADSLDLLKDCQLSVRQVNPRQYVAEIPQIPNLEVWFQRPKDIVRKLVAGDLDLGIVGLDTVCEYGQGDEDLIIVHDALEYGDCRLSLAIPKYGIFENVNSMKELAEMSQWTPERPLRVATGFTYMGPKFMKENGLKHVTFSTADGALEAAPAMGIADAIVDLVSSGTTLRENNLKEIEGGVIVQSQAVLVAGRKSLMQRKGALDITHEMLERLEAHLRAVGQFTVTANMRGSSAEEVAERILSQTSLSGLQGPTISPVFCKHDGRVTANYFAIVICVPKKALYKSVQQLRAIGGSGVLISPLTYIFDEETPRWRQLLSTLGL
- the LOC101245591 gene encoding ribosome biogenesis protein BOP1 homolog, whose product is MKVPRRSARQKNLQKDAEKEEAINLLEQKENTEEAVERSKDEEAVEEENFVESPVVSDDDDDEDFSDDGSLGESGSEDSHLSGEEDVFVSSDNEDSFDAKSDDVSGNGASGSGRDDTGHGKDDDAESDDSRTVVEESDSSEDEVDPRNTVGDVPLKWYKEEEHIGYDLAGKKIKKKERQDKLDSFLASVDDSKNWRKIYDEYNDEEVELTKEEVKVIKRLLKGKAPHADFDPYAPYVDWFSWDDSKHPLSSAPEPKRRFIPSKWESKKVVQYVRAIRKGLIKFDEKPKEEPSAYLLWGDDSSAIDRQGLAYIPAPKPKLPGHEESYNPSLEYIPTQEEINSYQLMFEEDRPKFIPKRFTSLRNVPAYEKAVNENFGRCLDLYLCPRARKKRINIDPESLKPKLPSRKDLRPYPTSCYLEYKGHKGPVVSISTESTGQWIASGSSDGTVRIWEVETGRCVRIWELGESVSHVSWNPLPERPILAACMGEDVYLLNTGLGNAEEQKSLEELLHVETPSTPDDSDNDKIAVNWVQDDKNGGIRLKHFKTVSSVEWHRKGDYFSTLMPSAQSKAVLIHMLSKKQTQRIPFKLHGLPVSTAFHPSRSAFFISTKKNIRVYDLLKQKLIKKLETGVREVSSIAVHPGGDNLIVGSKDGKLCWFDMDLSSQPYRVLNCHPKDINRVAFHRSYPLFASSSDDCTAYVFHGMVYSDLNQNPLIVPLEILRGHASENGRGVMDCKFHPRQPWLFTAGADSVIKLYCH